One genomic window of Pungitius pungitius chromosome 11, fPunPun2.1, whole genome shotgun sequence includes the following:
- the glrx3 gene encoding glutaredoxin 3, translating to MRFTEQRKMANLVEATTQRQFEDFLAKAGKCLTVVHFQAAWAPQCAQMNEVMSELAKEHAHTTFVKLEAEAVPEVSEKYEIISVPTFIFFKAGEKVDRIDGAHAPELTKKVLRLAVAGGPVAAAESSAADLNQRLKKLINAAPCMLFMKGSSQEPRCGFSRQIVALLKEHGIQFSSFDILSDEEVRQGLKIYSNWPTFPQLYANGELVGGLDIVKELAESGELENTCPKAVTLEQRLKAIINRSPVVLFMKGDKEAAKCGFSRQTLEILNGTGVDYDTFDILQDEEVRQGLKTYSNWPTYPQLYVKGDLIGGLDILKELKESGDLVSVLKGES from the coding sequence ATGCGCTTTACAGAGCAAAGAAAAATGGCGAATCTTGTAGAAGCGACAACACAACGGCAGTTTGAAGATTTCTTAGCCAAAGCTGGAAAATGCCTAACTGTAGTGCATTTCCAGGCAGCATGGGCTCCCCAGTGTGCCCAAATGAACGAAGTGATGTCCGAACTGGCCAAGGAACACGCTCACACCACGTTCGTCAAGCTGGAGGCCGAAGCGGTGCCAGAGGTGTCGGAGAAGTATGAAATCATCTCGGTCCccactttcattttcttcaaAGCAGGGGAGAAGGTGGACCGCATCGACGGAGCCCATGCCCCGGAGCTGACCAAGAAGGTGCTGCGCTTGGCAGTCGCCGGCGGTCCGGTCGCAGCTGCGGAGAGCAGCGCCGCGGACCTGAACCAGCGGCTGAAGAAGCTGATCAACGCGGCGCCGTGCATGCTCTTCATGAAGGGGTCCTCGCAGGAGCCCCGCTGCGGCTTCAGCCGCCAGATAGTGGCCCTGCTGAAAGAGCACGGCATCCAGTTCAGCAGCTTCGACATTCTGTCCGACGAGGAGGTCAGGCAGGGGCTGAAGATCTACTCCAACTGGCCCACATTCCCTCAGCTGTATGCGAACGGGGAGCTGGTGGGGGGACTGGACATAGTGAAGGAGCTGGCAGAGTCTGGGGAGCTGGAGAACACCTGCCCGAAGGCTGTCACCTTGGAGCAGCGGCTGAAGGCCATCATCAACCGGAGTCCAGTCGTGCTGTTCATGAAGGGCGACAAGGAGGCCGCAAAATGTGGCTTCAGCAGGCAGACGCTGGAGATTTTGAACGGCACCGGTGTCGACTATGACACCTTTGATATCCTGCAGGATGAAGAGGTGCGTCAGGGGCTCAAGACCTACTCCAACTGGCCAACTTACCCCCAGCTCTATGTGAAAGGAGATCTGATCGGAGGTTTGGACATCCtcaaggagctgaaggagagcGGAGACCTGGTGTCGGTGCTGAAGGGGGAGTCGTAG